One Globicephala melas chromosome 4, mGloMel1.2, whole genome shotgun sequence genomic window carries:
- the CRYAA gene encoding alpha-crystallin A chain, with product MDVAIQHPWFKRALGPFYPSRLFDQFFGEGLFEYDLLPFLSSTISPYYRQSLFRSVLDSGISEVRSDRDKFVIFLDVKHFSPEDLTVKVQEDFVEIHGKHNERQDDHGYISREFHRRYRLPSNVDQSALSCSLSADGMLTFSGPKVTSGMDAGHSERAIPVSREEKPSSAPSS from the exons ATGGACGTCGCCATCCAGCACCCCTGGTTCAAACGTGCCCTGGGCCCCTTCTACCCTAGCCGGCTCTTCGACCAGTTCTTCGGTGAGGGGCTCTTCGAGTACGACCTGCTGCCCTTCCTGTCCTCCACCATCAGCCCCTACTACCGCCAGTCCCTCTTTCGCAGTGTGCTGGACTCCGGCATCTCCGAG GTGCGATCCGACCGGGACAAGTTTGTCATCTTCCTGGACGTGAAGCACTTCTCTCCCGAGGACCTGACGGTGAAGGTGCAGGAGGACTTCGTGGAAATCCATGGCAAGCACAACGAGCGGCAG GATGACCACGGCTACATCTCCCGCGAGTTCCACCGCCGCTACCGCCTGCCTTCCAACGTGGATCAGTCCGCGCTCTCCTGCTCGCTGTCTGCGGACGGCATGCTGACCTTCTCCGGCCCCAAGGTCACATCTGGCATGGATGCCGGCCACAGCGAGCGGGCCATCCCCGTGTCGCGGGAGGAGAAGCCCAGCTCCGCGCCCTCCTCCTAA